Proteins encoded by one window of Enterococcus faecalis:
- a CDS encoding YfcC family protein, producing MAEKKKKNKKQLSSFSILFIILIVLGIVTVLLNGQPFTPREIDGKMVDHVVGAKLSDIIMAPFNGFKDAIEINIFILVLGGFLNIVTQTGALEAGIQSVVKKLKGNELKIIPILMILFSIGGSTYGMAEETIPFYGLLSATMVAAGFDTFVAVGTVLLGAGSGVIGSTVNPFSTGVAMDALRGIGIQPNTGIILIVGAILWAASTSYSIFIVMRYAKKVKADKGSTILSLQEQEDMEKTYGQAASKEMPFTNRHKKILMVFAFCFVIMIVSLIPWNDFGVTIFKGWTSVLTGNSFGDWYFGDLAMWFFLLGIIAALIGRFTEKETIEAFIDGAKDMLSVVLIIVVARGASVLMSKTYLDSFILDKAAGLLQGLSPVLFVIGAFVLYLGLSFLIPSTSGLAYVSIPVMGALAKNIGLSPEVMVMIFASGCGLINLITPTSGVVMGGLEISKVQYATWTKFMAKPMIVLGLINLIILIGAMLLFS from the coding sequence ATGGCAGAAAAAAAGAAGAAAAACAAAAAACAGCTTTCGTCTTTTAGTATTTTATTTATTATTTTAATTGTTTTAGGTATCGTAACGGTCTTGCTAAATGGCCAGCCATTTACCCCAAGAGAAATTGATGGCAAAATGGTTGACCACGTGGTAGGGGCCAAATTATCGGATATTATCATGGCTCCATTCAATGGGTTTAAAGATGCCATTGAAATTAATATTTTTATTTTAGTACTCGGTGGCTTTTTAAATATTGTGACACAAACTGGGGCTCTTGAAGCAGGGATTCAATCAGTCGTTAAAAAGTTAAAAGGGAACGAATTGAAAATCATTCCGATTTTAATGATTTTATTTTCTATTGGTGGTTCGACTTATGGAATGGCAGAAGAAACAATTCCTTTTTATGGTTTATTGAGTGCCACCATGGTCGCCGCTGGTTTTGATACGTTTGTCGCAGTGGGTACTGTGCTATTGGGTGCAGGATCAGGTGTTATCGGTTCAACGGTTAACCCTTTCTCCACAGGGGTAGCGATGGATGCGTTGCGAGGTATTGGCATTCAGCCGAATACAGGAATTATTTTAATTGTCGGTGCTATTTTGTGGGCGGCCTCTACTAGCTATTCTATTTTCATTGTGATGCGTTATGCGAAAAAAGTGAAGGCTGACAAAGGTTCAACAATTTTATCTTTACAAGAACAAGAGGATATGGAAAAAACGTATGGACAAGCAGCGTCGAAAGAAATGCCATTTACGAATCGTCATAAAAAAATCTTAATGGTATTCGCTTTCTGTTTTGTCATTATGATTGTTTCCTTAATTCCATGGAACGACTTTGGAGTGACGATTTTCAAAGGCTGGACGTCTGTTTTAACAGGCAACAGTTTCGGTGACTGGTACTTTGGCGATTTAGCGATGTGGTTCTTCCTTTTAGGTATCATTGCTGCCTTGATTGGTCGCTTTACTGAAAAAGAAACCATTGAAGCATTTATCGACGGTGCCAAAGATATGTTATCCGTTGTTTTAATTATCGTAGTTGCTCGCGGGGCATCTGTTTTGATGTCTAAAACGTATTTAGATTCATTTATCCTTGATAAAGCGGCAGGCTTATTACAAGGACTCTCCCCAGTCTTATTTGTCATCGGTGCCTTTGTTTTATACTTAGGTTTATCTTTCCTAATTCCTTCAACTTCTGGTTTAGCGTACGTTTCTATTCCTGTAATGGGTGCGTTAGCTAAAAACATTGGTTTAAGTCCAGAAGTGATGGTTATGATTTTTGCTTCAGGTTGTGGCTTGATTAATTTGATCACGCCAACATCTGGTGTCGTAATGGGTGGTTTGGAAATTTCCAAAGTTCAATATGCCACTTGGACAAAATTCATGGCCAAACCAATGATTGTCTTAGGCTTAATTAACCTAATTATCTTAATTGGCGCGATGTTACTCTTTAGCTAA
- a CDS encoding type 1 glutamine amidotransferase domain-containing protein: MKKILVVLTNVSRYHGTEEPTGLWLGEATEFVEEVTKAGFSVDYVSPQGGYVPLDPRSMKYVDSSIMAVYESADFQERALAHSLSLEEIEPDEYAAIYFTGGHGVMWDFPDNPQLQAITRSLYEQGKYLTSVCHGIAGLLNVKDASGNYLIADKTITGFTTAEEILAMKKAVVPFLNETIAKEHGATFAKKRPYKEFAYQDGRIITGQNPFSVRAVARLLIQQLSK, encoded by the coding sequence ATGAAAAAAATTCTCGTGGTCCTCACAAACGTTTCCCGTTATCACGGCACCGAAGAACCAACGGGCCTCTGGCTAGGTGAAGCCACGGAGTTCGTGGAAGAAGTAACCAAAGCAGGATTTTCAGTTGACTATGTTAGTCCCCAAGGAGGCTATGTCCCTTTGGATCCCCGGAGTATGAAATATGTAGATTCATCCATTATGGCAGTTTATGAAAGTGCTGATTTTCAAGAACGAGCGTTAGCGCATTCCCTCTCTCTTGAAGAAATTGAGCCAGATGAATACGCAGCAATTTACTTTACAGGAGGCCATGGCGTTATGTGGGACTTTCCTGATAATCCTCAGTTGCAAGCAATCACTCGTAGCCTTTACGAACAGGGCAAATACCTAACTTCTGTTTGTCACGGAATTGCTGGTCTTTTAAATGTCAAAGATGCGTCAGGAAATTATTTGATTGCAGATAAAACCATTACTGGCTTCACTACTGCAGAAGAAATTTTAGCCATGAAAAAAGCAGTTGTTCCTTTCTTAAACGAAACAATTGCCAAAGAACATGGTGCTACTTTTGCGAAAAAGCGTCCCTATAAAGAATTTGCGTATCAAGATGGCCGTATAATCACTGGGCAAAATCCTTTTTCTGTCCGCGCTGTCGCAAGATTGTTAATTCAACAACTATCAAAATGA
- a CDS encoding ArsR/SmtB family transcription factor encodes MKELEEIQTEFTALSDFLIALGDEKRQAIIIALLEDQACVGRRVTELTEATQLSRPAVSHHLKILKQAKLIDCRSEGTKNYYSLSHDTTKIEQLQQLLTHITSIMPGRKQA; translated from the coding sequence ATGAAAGAATTAGAAGAAATTCAAACAGAATTTACTGCGCTTAGTGATTTTTTAATCGCATTGGGTGATGAAAAACGCCAAGCAATTATTATTGCACTGTTAGAAGACCAGGCCTGTGTTGGCCGTCGTGTCACTGAGTTAACAGAGGCGACACAACTCTCACGTCCCGCTGTTTCTCACCACTTAAAAATTTTGAAACAAGCCAAATTAATTGATTGTCGCAGTGAAGGAACTAAAAATTATTACTCACTTTCTCACGATACCACCAAAATTGAGCAACTCCAACAACTATTGACCCACATTACGTCGATTATGCCAGGGAGGAAGCAAGCATGA
- a CDS encoding NADP-dependent oxidoreductase, with the protein MMKAALIHKYGQKELSIEEVPLPTIHDNDVLVKIIAASINPIDLKTKDGKVKMLLNYQMPLILGSDFAGIVVSVGKNVQNFRMGDAVYGRVPKNRVGTFAEYIAVDQAAVAMKPKNLTFEEAAAIPLVGLTSYQALHDIMNVQPGQKVLIQAGSGGIGTIAIQLAKLAGAYVATTTSSKNKEWVQALGADEVIDYRTQNFEEVLSDYDYVFDTMGGTILEKAFSVVKPQGKVVTLSGIPNERFAKEYGLPLWKQWAFKIATRKIHRLEQATDVSYHFLFMRPDGEQLALLTEFIEQGKLQPIIDRVVPFSQIQEAVDYSLTGRAQGKIVVKIADVDHD; encoded by the coding sequence ATGATGAAAGCCGCTTTAATTCATAAATACGGACAAAAAGAATTATCAATCGAGGAGGTGCCCTTACCCACCATTCATGACAATGATGTTTTGGTCAAAATTATCGCTGCCAGTATCAACCCGATTGATTTAAAAACAAAAGATGGCAAAGTAAAGATGCTTTTAAATTATCAAATGCCACTGATTTTAGGCAGTGATTTTGCTGGGATTGTTGTTTCTGTTGGAAAAAATGTTCAAAATTTTAGGATGGGCGATGCAGTTTACGGACGAGTACCCAAAAATCGCGTGGGAACTTTTGCTGAATATATTGCAGTGGATCAAGCGGCTGTAGCTATGAAGCCGAAAAATTTAACGTTTGAAGAAGCTGCGGCCATTCCGTTAGTCGGTTTGACAAGTTATCAAGCGCTACATGATATTATGAATGTACAGCCAGGCCAGAAAGTCCTGATTCAAGCAGGTTCAGGAGGGATTGGAACCATTGCGATTCAATTAGCAAAACTAGCGGGCGCTTACGTTGCCACCACAACGAGTAGTAAAAATAAAGAATGGGTTCAAGCGTTGGGAGCAGATGAAGTGATTGACTATCGGACACAAAATTTTGAAGAAGTTTTATCCGACTACGATTATGTGTTTGATACAATGGGGGGGACAATCTTAGAAAAAGCTTTTTCAGTGGTTAAACCTCAGGGAAAAGTTGTTACATTGTCAGGCATTCCCAACGAACGTTTTGCTAAAGAGTATGGCTTGCCGCTTTGGAAACAATGGGCCTTTAAAATAGCTACTCGCAAGATTCATCGATTGGAGCAAGCCACAGATGTTAGTTATCATTTTTTGTTTATGCGTCCAGATGGCGAGCAATTAGCTTTACTCACTGAGTTTATTGAACAGGGAAAATTACAGCCGATAATTGACCGAGTCGTTCCTTTTAGCCAAATTCAAGAAGCGGTGGACTATTCACTGACAGGACGAGCGCAAGGGAAAATTGTTGTGAAAATCGCCGATGTTGATCACGACTAA
- a CDS encoding family 20 glycosylhydrolase — MNGVQKGMVFKVGNNLSTRKGENRETIVSWLGLSLLVGLAFILFSLFHQPMISQANEPTQEKHFMVYYRAWRDKTMQGVNTTLPDENWLTMHDIPYGIDIVNVFSYVPKGQEALAQPFYDTLKNEYAPALHARGVRLVRGIDYSELLKVPYAGTTPTEAEFDAYAKELLTKFVDDLGIDGLDIDMETRPSEKDIVLSNGVIRALSKYIGPKSGTDRPFLYDTNAEYLPPLQDVSDCFDFLAYQQYGSDDQRTQRALNNLSPVLNGERFVPGLTFPEEQDRNRWYDTKEPYMESNMYKVARYSYENNLGGMFLYALDRDGRTYNEDDLNQIKPSNLLWTKTAIAESKGVSLAEMKAAAQHYLKRISYANTDLEAQNKAAEAVTQATTLYDVNKAILGGDYGQGISNTYDAELEKGLLAIDLTTLYRALDQAVTAIEKAESYTPETIQALQTTKETVATELAGKTYTAAQVTTWQTEVQTALDNLKEKQTQPLKSVFSIDAGRKYFSVEQLEELVAKASQNGYTDVQLILGNDGLRFILDDMSVNVNGKKYNHNRVSKAIQRGNNAYYNDPNGNALTQKEMDRLLAFAKARNINIIPVINSPGHMDALLVAMEKLAIKNPAFDGSKRTVDLGNQKAVNFTKAIISKYVAYFSAHSEIFNFGGDEYANDVDTGGWAKLQSSGRYKDFVAYANDLAKIIKDAGMQPMSFNDGIYYNSDDSFGTFDPEIIISYWTAGWSGYDVAKPEYFVQKGHKIFNTNDAWYWVAGNVDSGIYQYDDALANMSKKAFTDVPAGSPNLPIIGSIQCVWYDDPRRDYDFERIYTLMDTFSENYREYMVVK; from the coding sequence ATGAACGGAGTGCAGAAAGGAATGGTGTTCAAAGTGGGGAACAATTTATCGACAAGAAAAGGAGAAAACAGAGAAACAATTGTCAGTTGGCTGGGTCTTTCGTTATTGGTTGGCTTGGCGTTTATCTTATTTAGTCTGTTTCATCAACCAATGATCAGCCAAGCCAATGAGCCGACCCAAGAGAAACATTTTATGGTTTATTATCGGGCTTGGCGTGACAAAACGATGCAAGGAGTTAATACAACATTGCCAGATGAAAATTGGCTAACGATGCACGATATTCCTTATGGTATTGACATTGTGAATGTCTTTAGTTATGTGCCAAAAGGACAAGAAGCACTTGCACAGCCATTTTATGATACGTTAAAAAATGAGTATGCGCCAGCACTGCATGCACGAGGTGTTCGTTTAGTTCGTGGGATTGATTACAGCGAGCTATTAAAAGTTCCTTACGCAGGAACAACGCCTACAGAAGCAGAATTTGATGCTTATGCGAAAGAGTTGTTAACCAAATTTGTCGATGATTTAGGAATTGATGGGTTAGATATTGACATGGAAACTCGTCCAAGTGAAAAAGATATTGTTCTATCTAATGGTGTCATTCGTGCATTATCAAAATACATTGGACCGAAGTCGGGAACGGATCGTCCATTTTTGTATGATACCAATGCAGAATATTTACCACCTTTACAAGATGTCAGTGACTGTTTCGATTTTCTCGCGTATCAACAGTATGGCAGCGATGACCAACGCACGCAACGAGCATTAAATAATTTAAGTCCGGTTCTCAATGGGGAACGATTTGTTCCAGGATTAACTTTCCCAGAAGAGCAAGATCGCAACCGCTGGTATGACACAAAAGAGCCGTATATGGAAAGTAACATGTATAAAGTAGCTCGTTATTCTTATGAAAATAATTTAGGGGGCATGTTCCTCTATGCCTTAGATCGCGATGGTCGCACCTATAATGAAGACGATTTAAATCAGATAAAACCTTCTAATTTACTTTGGACAAAAACGGCCATTGCAGAGAGTAAAGGCGTTTCTCTTGCAGAGATGAAAGCGGCTGCGCAACACTATTTAAAACGAATTAGCTACGCCAACACAGACCTTGAAGCACAAAATAAAGCCGCAGAAGCAGTGACACAAGCAACAACGCTTTATGATGTGAATAAAGCTATTTTAGGTGGCGATTATGGCCAAGGGATTTCAAATACCTATGATGCTGAATTAGAAAAAGGCCTGTTAGCCATTGACTTAACCACTTTATATCGTGCGTTGGATCAAGCAGTTACAGCCATTGAAAAGGCAGAAAGCTATACACCAGAAACGATTCAAGCACTACAAACAACAAAAGAGACAGTCGCAACAGAACTTGCGGGAAAAACGTATACAGCCGCGCAAGTGACTACTTGGCAAACGGAGGTCCAAACAGCTTTGGATAATTTAAAAGAGAAACAAACACAACCTTTAAAAAGTGTCTTCTCCATTGATGCGGGAAGAAAATATTTTTCCGTGGAGCAACTGGAAGAATTAGTGGCCAAAGCCAGTCAAAATGGGTACACAGATGTCCAATTAATTTTAGGAAATGATGGCTTACGGTTTATCTTGGATGATATGTCGGTCAATGTGAATGGTAAAAAATACAACCACAACCGGGTTTCAAAAGCAATCCAACGAGGCAACAACGCGTATTACAATGATCCTAATGGCAACGCGTTAACACAAAAAGAAATGGATCGGTTGTTGGCTTTTGCGAAAGCGCGCAACATCAACATCATTCCCGTGATTAACAGTCCAGGACATATGGATGCCTTGTTAGTGGCCATGGAAAAACTAGCGATTAAAAATCCCGCTTTTGATGGCTCAAAACGAACAGTAGATTTAGGGAACCAAAAGGCAGTGAATTTCACAAAGGCGATTATCAGTAAGTACGTGGCTTATTTTTCCGCGCATAGTGAAATTTTCAATTTTGGTGGCGATGAGTATGCAAATGATGTCGACACAGGCGGTTGGGCGAAACTGCAATCTTCTGGGCGCTACAAGGATTTTGTCGCTTATGCGAATGATTTAGCTAAAATAATTAAAGATGCGGGCATGCAGCCAATGAGCTTCAATGATGGCATTTATTACAACAGCGACGATTCTTTCGGTACATTTGACCCAGAGATTATTATTTCTTATTGGACAGCCGGTTGGAGTGGGTATGACGTAGCCAAACCTGAGTACTTTGTTCAAAAAGGACACAAAATTTTTAATACCAATGATGCGTGGTATTGGGTAGCTGGCAATGTTGATTCTGGCATTTATCAATATGATGATGCTTTAGCAAATATGTCGAAAAAAGCATTTACAGATGTGCCAGCAGGTAGCCCAAATCTTCCAATTATTGGAAGTATTCAATGTGTTTGGTATGATGACCCTCGTCGTGACTATGATTTTGAACGAATTTATACGCTAATGGATACGTTCTCGGAAAATTATCGTGAGTATATGGTGGTTAAATAA
- a CDS encoding RidA family protein translates to MSNENIVLARNTERAPKHPLAAQTVAFSHYNHLSAQLPIEPTSGQLVEGGIRSQATQCLKNIQAVVESINHVMSDIVRMTIFVKDMRDAAAVEEVYVAFFTHYYPAKTVVAVTDLPLGASVQMEALVSNGEGTIPNAPQAGDLIKLTNQTIQAPIDALASQTVAFSHYNNLSAQLPIDPQTGRVVAGCVKTQTKQCLKNIKAILTSIDVPFDDIVKINIYLKDLSKLEAVNQVYAAFFPDSGIARTVNYMPARTVIAVADLPMGAAVQVEAVVSHGDGTPPQAIEDRHGLIIEANNTEHAPKCPFSTQTVAFSHYNHLSAQLPLDPKTNALVAGGIKEQTTQCLENIKAIIESVDHSLADLVKVNIFVKEIEELAAVDDVYQTYFPEGTPARRVIGVTDLPKGAQIQIEAIAGNAEGTPPIG, encoded by the coding sequence ATGAGTAATGAAAATATCGTCTTAGCAAGAAATACAGAGCGTGCACCAAAGCATCCTCTCGCAGCCCAAACAGTCGCATTTTCCCACTATAATCATTTGTCAGCACAGTTACCTATTGAGCCAACCTCTGGACAATTGGTAGAAGGTGGCATTCGGTCCCAAGCGACACAATGCTTGAAAAATATCCAAGCGGTTGTTGAAAGTATCAACCATGTGATGAGTGACATTGTCAGAATGACCATTTTTGTCAAAGATATGCGGGATGCTGCCGCAGTTGAGGAGGTCTATGTGGCCTTTTTTACCCATTATTATCCAGCTAAAACAGTGGTCGCCGTCACAGATTTGCCGTTAGGCGCTTCCGTTCAAATGGAGGCACTTGTTTCAAATGGGGAAGGAACTATCCCTAATGCGCCTCAAGCTGGGGATTTAATTAAATTAACAAATCAGACTATTCAGGCACCAATTGATGCTCTAGCCAGTCAAACGGTCGCGTTTTCTCACTATAACAATCTGTCTGCACAATTGCCTATAGATCCTCAAACGGGCAGAGTTGTGGCTGGCTGTGTTAAAACGCAAACAAAGCAATGTTTGAAAAACATAAAAGCCATTTTAACCAGTATTGATGTGCCTTTTGATGATATTGTGAAGATCAACATTTATTTAAAAGATTTATCTAAGCTGGAAGCTGTCAATCAAGTATATGCCGCTTTTTTCCCAGATTCAGGAATTGCGCGCACGGTCAATTATATGCCAGCACGAACAGTGATTGCTGTTGCTGATTTACCAATGGGCGCGGCGGTGCAAGTAGAAGCGGTGGTTTCTCATGGGGATGGTACGCCACCACAAGCGATTGAAGATCGACATGGATTAATTATTGAAGCAAATAATACAGAGCACGCACCGAAGTGTCCATTTTCGACACAAACTGTTGCTTTTTCTCATTACAACCATCTATCAGCTCAGCTACCATTGGACCCTAAAACAAATGCGTTAGTCGCTGGCGGAATCAAGGAACAAACGACGCAATGTTTAGAAAATATTAAAGCGATTATTGAAAGTGTGGATCACAGCTTAGCTGATCTGGTGAAAGTGAACATTTTTGTGAAAGAGATTGAAGAGCTGGCGGCAGTAGATGACGTCTACCAAACGTACTTCCCTGAAGGCACGCCTGCAAGAAGAGTGATTGGTGTGACGGATTTACCAAAAGGTGCTCAGATTCAAATCGAAGCGATTGCTGGGAACGCAGAAGGTACGCCACCAATTGGTTAA
- a CDS encoding MepB family protein, whose amino-acid sequence MNSLPILEKAVGAITLLSEEKQNAEYEGFLCQVNESQQLIRSRLAKKTPKKEGYFAAFWEKNQQNQNEAFDATEAPEMLAIVIADQEKQGLFLLPKECLIQQKILKTNQQKGKMAARFYPSWCQNLNQTAKKTQKWQLAYFTDLSKY is encoded by the coding sequence ATGAATTCATTGCCAATACTTGAAAAAGCAGTGGGCGCGATCACCCTGCTTTCCGAAGAAAAACAAAATGCCGAATATGAAGGCTTTTTATGTCAAGTTAATGAATCGCAACAACTTATCCGCAGTCGTTTAGCCAAAAAAACGCCGAAAAAAGAAGGCTATTTTGCAGCCTTCTGGGAAAAAAATCAACAAAATCAGAACGAAGCCTTTGATGCAACGGAAGCCCCTGAAATGTTAGCAATTGTCATTGCTGATCAAGAAAAGCAAGGTCTCTTTCTTCTGCCGAAAGAATGTTTAATCCAACAAAAAATTCTCAAAACGAATCAACAAAAAGGCAAAATGGCGGCCCGTTTTTATCCTTCTTGGTGCCAAAACCTTAATCAAACCGCCAAAAAAACACAAAAATGGCAACTAGCTTACTTTACTGATTTATCTAAATACTAA
- a CDS encoding PLP-dependent aminotransferase family protein, producing MPINSYENYALSWRPVKERLTRPYYQSLVQQLEADILSGALQKNVKLPSQRELADYLDLNFTTIGQAYKHAMEKGLLYTNIGSGTFVSPNAFHSITISTNQVADHLIDLGLVSSFDMCNQRILPFIESVSKNAALNSLLNYRDPLGTHFQRATAAEWLQTQGVRTNAEEVAIVSGVQNGLAVTLAAAFSPGQRIAVDRYTYSNFIELAQLYHLEIVPIGYDSEGMDPEHLLQECKKKKIHGIFLMPACNNPIGFQMSSARRMTLAEIIQQEHLWVIEDDIHSFLTTYAQQAVLPTFQELLPQQTIYLAGMTKFVCTGLRIAYLVFPPLLRQEIERAIFNINVKTSGFDAEIVTQVLRSPVAEELVIEKLALTKQANDLFDTIFGLARPSNPLPYYRTIPLSTEKTAPQIEQEFLQNGVRLFHSSRFTVQNQPDAFLRISLASNQLEVLAKGLTIIQELLPTLNEKKGHSL from the coding sequence ATGCCGATTAATTCCTATGAGAACTATGCGTTGTCATGGCGCCCTGTTAAAGAACGTTTAACAAGACCTTATTACCAATCATTGGTTCAACAATTAGAAGCGGATATCTTATCTGGTGCACTTCAAAAAAATGTGAAATTGCCTTCGCAAAGAGAATTAGCTGATTACTTGGATCTGAATTTCACGACGATTGGTCAAGCCTATAAACACGCTATGGAAAAAGGCTTACTTTATACCAACATCGGTAGCGGCACTTTCGTTTCTCCCAACGCGTTTCACTCAATTACAATCTCTACCAACCAAGTAGCGGACCATCTAATTGATTTAGGGCTGGTTAGTTCCTTTGATATGTGTAATCAGCGGATTTTACCTTTTATTGAATCCGTTAGTAAAAATGCGGCCCTTAACAGTTTGCTAAATTATCGCGATCCTTTAGGTACGCACTTTCAACGAGCAACCGCTGCCGAATGGCTTCAGACACAAGGCGTTCGGACCAATGCCGAAGAAGTTGCCATTGTATCTGGTGTCCAGAATGGGCTGGCCGTGACGTTAGCCGCCGCTTTTTCTCCAGGTCAGCGGATTGCCGTAGATCGATACACGTATTCAAATTTTATTGAACTCGCCCAGCTTTATCATTTAGAAATCGTCCCGATTGGCTATGATTCCGAGGGGATGGACCCAGAGCATTTACTGCAAGAATGCAAAAAGAAAAAAATACACGGTATTTTCTTAATGCCCGCATGTAATAACCCGATTGGTTTCCAAATGTCTAGCGCCCGCCGAATGACTTTAGCTGAAATCATTCAGCAAGAACACTTATGGGTAATTGAAGATGACATTCATTCTTTTTTAACAACTTATGCACAGCAAGCAGTTTTACCAACGTTTCAAGAACTCTTACCTCAACAAACGATTTACTTAGCGGGGATGACAAAGTTTGTCTGTACAGGCTTACGCATTGCGTACCTTGTTTTCCCTCCGCTTCTTCGCCAAGAAATAGAGCGTGCGATTTTTAACATTAACGTTAAAACTTCTGGCTTTGATGCTGAAATTGTCACCCAAGTCTTACGCTCACCAGTTGCAGAAGAATTAGTGATAGAAAAATTGGCTTTAACAAAACAAGCCAATGACTTATTTGATACCATTTTTGGGTTAGCTAGACCTAGCAATCCTTTGCCGTACTACCGAACTATTCCCCTTTCTACCGAAAAAACGGCGCCGCAAATTGAACAAGAATTTCTCCAAAATGGGGTACGTCTTTTTCACTCGAGCCGCTTTACTGTGCAAAATCAGCCAGATGCTTTTTTACGAATTTCCTTGGCCTCCAATCAGCTTGAGGTATTGGCGAAAGGATTAACCATTATCCAAGAACTCTTACCGACATTAAACGAAAAGAAAGGACATTCCCTATGA
- a CDS encoding ornithine cyclodeaminase family protein yields MDIISYERVIQQLSLSEAIQVMKRCFAELQKGKISQSERHVEVLPDGENQNLFALMPAYLGKNRFFGAKIITAFPENPQKNLASHLGQILLFDSSTGRPVAMMDANAITWLRTAAVSALATDYLAAPKAKSIALIGAGQQASSHLAALQSVRAIEKVFIYDRTTERARKLIAKQQHNYPECTFIGCSSVQEAVQEAEIICTLTSSQDAFLEEKDVLPNAHINAIGTFTPTSRELTSDLVKNSQVFVDEYAAALKESGDLLIPISEGAFSAEKIVGSLGELVTGKVKLKAEQKGRTIFDAVGLAVEDLCCAEYIYQKIQGEN; encoded by the coding sequence ATGGACATTATTTCTTATGAGAGGGTTATTCAACAATTGTCGCTTTCCGAAGCAATTCAAGTGATGAAACGTTGCTTTGCAGAGTTGCAAAAAGGAAAAATTTCGCAAAGTGAGCGCCATGTAGAGGTTTTACCAGATGGGGAAAATCAGAATCTTTTTGCATTAATGCCTGCTTACTTAGGAAAAAATCGCTTTTTTGGGGCAAAAATCATTACAGCTTTTCCAGAAAATCCACAAAAAAATTTGGCCTCACATCTTGGTCAAATTTTATTGTTTGATAGTTCTACTGGAAGACCAGTCGCGATGATGGACGCCAATGCGATTACGTGGCTTCGCACGGCAGCTGTTTCTGCTTTGGCAACCGATTATTTAGCAGCTCCAAAGGCAAAAAGTATCGCTTTGATTGGTGCAGGTCAACAAGCTTCATCTCATCTCGCAGCGCTACAAAGCGTTCGGGCGATTGAAAAGGTTTTTATATATGACCGCACAACAGAACGCGCACGAAAATTAATCGCTAAGCAACAGCACAATTACCCCGAATGTACCTTTATTGGTTGTTCTTCTGTCCAAGAAGCCGTCCAGGAAGCGGAAATTATCTGTACACTAACTTCCAGTCAGGACGCATTTTTAGAAGAAAAAGACGTTTTGCCGAATGCCCATATCAATGCGATTGGCACATTCACGCCGACTTCCAGAGAATTAACAAGCGACCTTGTTAAAAACAGTCAAGTGTTTGTAGATGAGTACGCGGCTGCATTAAAAGAAAGCGGGGATCTTTTAATTCCGATTTCAGAAGGTGCCTTTTCAGCTGAAAAAATTGTAGGTTCTCTCGGCGAATTAGTCACTGGCAAAGTTAAACTAAAGGCGGAGCAGAAAGGCCGCACGATTTTTGATGCGGTTGGCTTAGCAGTTGAGGATTTGTGTTGCGCGGAATACATTTATCAAAAAATACAAGGAGAGAATTAA